The proteins below come from a single Gordonia pseudamarae genomic window:
- a CDS encoding winged helix DNA-binding domain-containing protein, whose product MSDRIGLRQWNRTLLQRQHLLARVDDDAVEVLDRVVGMQSQDPRAAFFGLHARLENFVPAELDTLMTDRETVRMALLRSTVCLLDTEDARWIRPVVQPALDAELTGTHARRLVAATPQAIVEAAGEILADGPIRGDDLGKRLAQRFPEEAPVILTRVVRCALPLVQVPPRGLWAGSGSPTYSLFDDWAGAGAPALTGDEARCELVRLYLRGFGPATVAAIQMWSGISGLKPLVEKMEADWELAKLTGPDGETLYDLDGLGLAAADEPAPVRLLAPYDHVVAAAADRRRVAGEDALKAIGTPNGQMRGLILIDGWLSGTWTAAGGREPSVELFGEPTRSQRAGLDIEVQRLREFIRGRPADTLDSAEWAAD is encoded by the coding sequence GTGAGCGATCGGATCGGTCTGCGGCAGTGGAATCGGACACTGCTGCAGCGTCAGCATCTGCTGGCTCGCGTCGATGACGACGCCGTCGAGGTGCTGGACCGGGTCGTGGGGATGCAGTCGCAGGACCCCAGGGCCGCGTTCTTCGGCCTGCACGCCCGGCTGGAGAACTTCGTCCCGGCCGAACTCGACACTCTGATGACCGATCGCGAGACGGTGCGGATGGCGTTGCTGCGCAGCACGGTCTGCCTGCTCGACACCGAGGACGCGCGGTGGATCAGGCCGGTGGTGCAGCCCGCGCTCGACGCCGAACTCACCGGAACCCACGCCAGGCGGCTGGTCGCGGCCACCCCGCAGGCAATCGTCGAGGCGGCCGGCGAGATCTTGGCCGACGGCCCGATCCGTGGCGATGACCTGGGTAAACGCCTGGCGCAGCGGTTTCCGGAGGAGGCGCCGGTGATCCTCACCAGGGTGGTGCGGTGTGCTCTGCCGCTGGTGCAGGTGCCCCCGCGCGGGCTCTGGGCGGGGAGCGGTTCGCCCACCTACAGCCTGTTCGACGACTGGGCGGGTGCCGGTGCTCCCGCTCTCACCGGCGACGAGGCGCGCTGCGAGCTGGTGCGACTGTATCTGCGGGGGTTCGGTCCGGCGACGGTCGCGGCGATCCAGATGTGGTCGGGGATCAGCGGGCTCAAGCCGCTGGTGGAAAAGATGGAGGCGGACTGGGAGTTGGCGAAGCTGACCGGCCCGGACGGCGAAACGCTTTACGATCTGGACGGATTGGGCCTGGCCGCCGCCGACGAGCCCGCCCCGGTCCGGTTGCTGGCGCCCTATGACCATGTCGTCGCGGCCGCGGCGGACCGCCGGCGGGTGGCCGGGGAGGACGCGCTGAAGGCGATCGGGACCCCGAACGGCCAGATGCGCGGGTTGATCCTCATCGACGGCTGGTTGTCGGGCACGTGGACCGCGGCCGGTGGCCGGGAGCCGTCGGTGGAACTGTTCGGCGAGCCCACCCGGTCGCAGCGCGCCGGACTCGACATCGAGGTGCAGCGGCTGCGGGAGTTCATCCGGGGCCGGCCGGCGGACACCCTAGACTCGGCCGAATGGGCAGCGGACTGA
- a CDS encoding VOC family protein — MTLSLAMITIDTADALPLARWWAEQTGGSIVAENEGWFVTVALGDGQPMLAFQQVEDPTPGKNRIHLDVTTADRETEVRRLIAAGATLIAEREMPGLSWTTLADPNGNQFCVADAADHS; from the coding sequence ATGACACTGTCACTCGCCATGATCACCATCGACACCGCCGACGCCCTCCCCCTCGCCCGCTGGTGGGCCGAACAGACCGGCGGCAGCATCGTCGCCGAGAACGAGGGCTGGTTCGTCACCGTGGCCCTCGGCGACGGGCAACCGATGCTCGCCTTCCAGCAGGTGGAGGATCCGACACCGGGCAAGAACCGAATCCACCTCGATGTCACCACCGCCGACCGCGAGACCGAGGTGCGGCGGCTCATCGCCGCCGGGGCCACGCTCATCGCCGAACGGGAGATGCCCGGGTTGTCGTGGACGACGCTCGCCGACCCCAACGGCAACCAGTTCTGCGTGGCCGATGCCGCCGACCACTCGTAG
- the msrA gene encoding peptide-methionine (S)-S-oxide reductase MsrA codes for MSWLDQVFPGTSSKRTMIDRSQALPGRTTPVAVPASHVVLGHPLRGEDPESSAGIGRFPGYQAVVLAGGCFWGVEEIFWQVPGVYTTAVGYAGGYTPNPSYEEVCTARTGHTESTLVVFDPGVVDLEGILRVFWESHDPTQEMRQGNDVGTQYRSAVFTVTDADADLVRQSARRFAQVVADAGLGPITTEIAPLAEAGGERSDGKCRDGRFYYAEDYHQQYLAKNPNGYRCHASTGLKYPA; via the coding sequence ATGTCGTGGCTCGATCAGGTATTTCCCGGCACATCGTCGAAGCGGACGATGATCGACCGGTCCCAGGCGCTGCCCGGCCGCACCACCCCGGTCGCCGTGCCGGCCTCCCACGTGGTGCTCGGTCACCCGCTGCGCGGGGAGGACCCGGAGTCGTCGGCCGGTATCGGCAGGTTTCCCGGTTATCAGGCGGTGGTACTCGCCGGCGGCTGTTTCTGGGGCGTCGAGGAGATCTTCTGGCAGGTGCCGGGCGTGTACACCACCGCCGTCGGCTATGCCGGTGGCTACACCCCCAACCCGAGTTACGAGGAGGTGTGCACGGCCCGCACCGGGCACACCGAGTCGACTCTCGTGGTTTTCGATCCGGGTGTAGTCGACCTCGAGGGGATCCTGCGGGTGTTCTGGGAGTCGCACGACCCGACCCAGGAGATGCGACAGGGCAACGATGTCGGTACCCAGTACCGTTCGGCCGTCTTCACGGTGACGGACGCGGACGCGGACCTGGTGCGGCAGAGCGCCCGGCGGTTCGCCCAGGTTGTCGCCGACGCGGGTCTGGGTCCGATCACCACCGAGATCGCGCCGCTCGCCGAGGCCGGGGGCGAGCGGAGCGACGGGAAATGCCGGGACGGCCGGTTCTATTACGCCGAGGACTATCACCAGCAATACCTGGCGAAAAACCCGAACGGTTATCGCTGTCATGCGTCGACCGGCCTGAAGTATCCCGCGTGA
- a CDS encoding S49 family peptidase has translation MGSGLMSRMATVLGIGKTDVVAVVRVDGPIGDEFGQRGVSAEGMESVLRRAFDSDNLRAVAVVINSPGGSPAQSEYIAERIRQLSAEKGVKVFAFCEDMAASGGYWIACAADEIFAARTSLVGSIGVVSSGFGLQDLMSRLGIERRLYTAGKNKARMDMFSPESDEDIAWVSGLQGRLHEEFKAWVSQRRGTRLRGSGDVLYSGDIWIGTQAVELGIVDGIGVVRSVIAERYPDAEIVPIDAPKPLLARLAGGQVSVASLTRSVVTGAVQAVETLPATRFR, from the coding sequence ATGGGCAGCGGACTGATGTCGCGGATGGCGACCGTGTTGGGGATCGGCAAGACCGACGTCGTGGCGGTGGTCCGGGTGGACGGGCCGATCGGTGACGAGTTCGGGCAGCGGGGCGTGTCGGCGGAGGGTATGGAATCGGTGCTGCGCCGGGCCTTCGACAGCGACAACCTCAGGGCCGTCGCCGTGGTGATCAATTCGCCCGGGGGTTCGCCGGCGCAGTCGGAGTACATCGCCGAACGCATCCGGCAGCTGTCGGCGGAGAAGGGCGTCAAGGTCTTCGCGTTCTGTGAGGACATGGCGGCTTCCGGCGGCTATTGGATCGCGTGCGCCGCCGACGAGATCTTCGCCGCCCGGACCTCCCTCGTAGGGTCGATCGGCGTGGTGTCCTCGGGCTTCGGGCTGCAGGATCTGATGTCGCGGCTCGGGATCGAGCGCAGGCTGTACACCGCGGGCAAGAACAAGGCGCGGATGGACATGTTCTCACCGGAGTCCGACGAGGACATCGCATGGGTGTCGGGGTTGCAGGGCAGGCTGCACGAGGAGTTCAAGGCGTGGGTATCCCAGCGCCGCGGCACACGGCTTCGCGGGTCCGGCGACGTGCTGTACAGCGGGGATATCTGGATCGGCACACAGGCGGTGGAATTGGGCATCGTCGACGGGATCGGGGTGGTGCGGTCGGTGATCGCCGAACGCTATCCCGATGCCGAGATCGTGCCGATCGACGCCCCCAAACCGCTGCTGGCCAGGCTCGCGGGCGGCCAGGTCTCGGTGGCGTCGTTGACGCGGAGTGTGGTCACCGGTGCCGTGCAAGCGGTCGAAACGCTACCCGCGACACGGTTCCGCTAA
- a CDS encoding superoxide dismutase produces the protein MAEYTLPELDYDYGALEPHISGRIMELHHSKHHATYVKGANDTLAKLAEAREDGTIAGKAYGLSATLAFHLGGHTNHSIFWKNLSPNGGDKPEGELAAAIDDQFGSFDKFHAHFTAAATTLQGSGWAILGYDTIGGNLVVLQLTDQSGNIPAAIIPIVMLDMWEHAFYLDYQNVKPDYVKAWWNIVNWADAAERFDRARSQGNGLIVSV, from the coding sequence GTGGCTGAATACACCTTGCCGGAACTGGACTATGACTACGGCGCCCTGGAGCCCCACATCTCCGGTCGTATCATGGAACTGCACCACAGCAAGCACCATGCCACCTACGTGAAGGGTGCCAACGACACCCTCGCCAAGCTCGCCGAAGCCCGCGAAGACGGCACCATCGCCGGCAAGGCCTACGGACTGTCGGCCACCCTCGCCTTCCACCTCGGCGGCCACACCAACCACTCCATCTTCTGGAAGAACCTCTCGCCCAACGGTGGCGACAAGCCCGAAGGTGAACTGGCCGCCGCCATCGACGACCAGTTCGGCAGCTTCGACAAGTTCCACGCCCACTTCACCGCCGCCGCCACCACCCTGCAGGGCTCCGGCTGGGCGATCCTCGGCTACGACACGATCGGTGGAAACCTGGTCGTCCTGCAGCTCACCGACCAGAGCGGCAACATCCCGGCCGCGATCATCCCGATCGTCATGCTCGACATGTGGGAGCACGCTTTCTACCTCGACTACCAGAACGTCAAGCCCGACTACGTCAAGGCCTGGTGGAACATCGTCAACTGGGCGGACGCCGCCGAGCGCTTCGACCGTGCCCGCTCACAGGGCAACGGTCTGATCGTGAGTGTTTAA